DNA sequence from the Armatimonadota bacterium genome:
CAATCCAAAAAGCGGCGAGTTGGTTAAATAACAATTTCAATAAGTGATGCTACTAAACCTGTATGATGGCAATTAATCTATCGGGCTGTGGCAGTAAAGAGAACGAATATGCTATAATTTTCGCAGATTGAGCATGGTTTTTTATAAAATTCCGGTCTTTTGAGGGAGTTTGCGATGAACCAAAGAGAGCATTGGGCAAGCAGGATTGGATTAGTGCTTGCAATGGCCGGGAGCGCTGTTGGACTCGGCAACTTTTTAAGGTTTCCTGTTCAAGCCGCTGGGAATGGCGGTGGGGCCTTCATGATTCCTTATTTTGCCGCATTAATTCTATTGGCGGTGCCTCTAATGTGGGCAGAGTGGGCAATGGGCCGATTTGGAGGAGTTCGCGGTCATGGGACAACACCGGGCATTTTTAAGCTTTTGTGGCCTGGGCGCATATCTAAATATTTGGGTGTTCTTGGAATTGCTTTTCCACTTACAGTTCTTATTTGGTATACCTACGTTGAGTCATGGACGTTAGCATACAGTTATTTTTCGCTTACCGGTGCATATGCAGGAATTGAGACGCGTGAAAGAATGGCGCAATTTCTAAGCAATTTTCTAGGCGGCGGCGGATATGCGACTGCGTATATTTTCTTTATAATCACAATTTTACTCAATTTTGTTGTCATCTATCGTGGAATCACCCGAGGTATTGAGGCGCTAGCGAAGATTGCCATGCCAATCCTTTTCCTCTTTGCAGTCATTCTCGTCATAAGAGTTTTTACTCTTCGTGGAGTAACACCTGAACATCCAGATTGGAATGTTGTCAACGGCTTGGCGTTCTTGTGGAATCCTAGATTTGAAAAGCTTGGCGACTTAAGGATATGGCTTGCGGCTGCTGGACAAGTATTCTTCACGCTGAGCCTTGGGTATGGTGTAATCCAAACATATGCTTCTTATGTTAGGAAGAATGACGACATTGCATTAAGTGGTCTGGCGACTACTGCCACAAATGAGTTTGCAGAGGTGGTTCTCGGCGGCTCGCTTGCGATACCCCTTGCATTTGCATTTTTCGGCCCCGTTGCGATGAGTGAGATAGCAAAAGCGGGTGCCTTTGACTTGGGTTTTATGTCAATGCCCATTGTTTTTGGACATTTGCCATTAGGGTGGTTGCTGGGGGCACTTTGGTTTGGCTTGCTTTTCTTCGCGGGTATTACATCCTCTGTATCTTTGGCTCAACCTGCGGTGGCATTTCTTGAGGATGAGCTTGGCTGGTCGAGAAAAAGGTCAAGTATCAGTCTATTTGTGCTAGTTTTTATAGCATGTCAATGCGTAATATTTGGAAAGGGATTCTTGGACGAGCTTGATTTTCTTTCCGGAACAGCTGGAATTGTGCTTTTTGCTGCAATTGAAGTAATCATATTCGCATGGATATTTGGAATGGAAAGGGGTTGGGAGGAGATAACTTCTGGAGCCGACATAAGAGTTCCGAGGATATTTTACTATGTCCTCAAGTATGTGACCCCTTTGTACTTGATTGGAGTGCTCGCAGGGTTCATAATTCAGCAGGGATTTGACGTGATAACCCTTAGCGGCACCCCACCGGAACAAATCCCATGGAAGTGGGGTGCACGGGCGCTTGTATTTGGACTGATTATTGCAATGATAATACTTGTCAGGTTTTCCAAGCGTTTAAGGGGAGAGGTGGAAAATGGTGAATCAGGAAATGGTTAACATGACTACCGCTGGCTGGGTGTTTATGATTACATCATGGGTAGTTATTACAGTATTGTGCGCCTATTGCATCTTTAAAATCCTGAGCTCAAAAAAACCGGCGGGCGAAGATGTAACGCCTTTGGAGTAGCCCTCCTATATAGCTTGGAAGGTGGCGAATAATAATGCGCTTTGTTCGAGTCAGCTTAATCGTTCTGATGGCATTAATTTTGGCTTCATTGTCGATAATATCGTTCTGCGCCGAGGAGGCATCACCTGAGTTAAGTCCTCGTCAACTTGGACAGCAGGTGGATGTGCTTCAGATGGTTTCAGATTTGCAGTTGGATGAGAACCAAATCAAGGTGCTTGCCTCGAAAGCTATGGCGCTTAAGCAGAAGCGAGAGGAGCTTCAAAAGCGCGAGGATGAAATTCTCGCCTCAATCAAAGAACCTCTTCGCCAAATGAGAGATAAGCTTGCAGCAGGCCAACCTGTACCTTCGTCGGTTTCGAGTGTTGCCGAGGCAAAGCTAAAGGAACTTCAAGAGCTTAGGATGAGTTATCAAAAGGAGCTTATGTCTGCGGCTGGTGCTGTGAACCAATTAATGACCGAGAAGCAAATACGCATTCTTACAAGAAACCCGGAGGCTCAAAAGCGGGCGGCTGAAATCGTTGCGGAAGTTCGATCTACTCCTGAGGAAAGGTGGCCCCAGAAGCTATCGGAGCTGACCGCCGAGTTAGTTGAAATCGGCAAGGTGGATAAAAAGGTAGAATGGGACAAAGCTGAGAAGGAAAAGCTAAAAGGTTTGACTGGCGAGGAGCGTGAAAACGCGCGCAAGGAGCTTGAGAAGCAGAAAGAAACCGATGTCAAGCAGATGGAAACTGAAATTAGTCAGCTGTTGACTAAAATACGGGTGGCGGATTCTAAGCTTAGGCAAATAGCAATTAATAATGTATGCTCATACCTCAGGCCAAAGCTAGAAGTCCGGATGCAATTGTTTGACATGTTGGTGGGAATCCTAAACAATCCAGGCGCGGCAGATGCGCTGAATGCCCGTGTTGCCCATCTCACAACGGCAGATAACGGCTCGGATAAGTAAAAGCAATCCGGCCGCTGGATATGCAATTTGGACTAGAACATATCCGTGGCCGGTAAATTTCCAATTCAATCCGATTGCTCCGCAAACGTTAAAATTTGGATTGGCTTAAGTGCTTGTAACTATGGGGTCTCGAATATTAGAGCAATCTTGTCTACAAAGCTTTCGACCCAATACCCATGCCAGGCAGCCATGCTCTCTGCCGAAGGGAAATCGTCTGGAAGCCCGAGCGTCCTTAGGCTCTGGGATTGTGCATCCCACCACCACGCTACAGTTGAAAGCCATCCGTGTGTGCGACCTGCGGTTTCAAGGTTTACAGTTATATTGCCGTCTGTGACTTTTGCGTCTGCCCACGTGAATTCGCGGTTGAAAGGATTTCCCATCAAAGTCCATCCTGTCTTCGGCAGGCTAACCCATATATCCATTGATTCATTGTCATTTAGCCCTTCATAAGAGAATCTGCAGGATGTATCCGAATTCAGCCAGTACCCATCGGTTAAGAGCATGCCGCCGAATTCGTATGGCGCCCACTCGTCATAGAGGACGAAAGATTTCGTAGCCGCATCAAAGCGGTAGAGTTTGACTGGAGTGATGGGAACACTTCCAAAGACTGAGGGTGGGTCTGGATTAAGTGGGATTCCTGGTAAGGCAATTAGGTTCCATCCTGGCCAAATCGCATCTGGACTCCCTTCTATTGGAGAGGTGAACGTTGTGATGCCAGCAGTAGCAGGGACTGCAATTGTCATTATTGCTAGCGCTAAAATCAAAAACTTTTTCATTGGCCTCAGCCTCCCATTGGCAGATTATATGACTGCCCTTATGCTTTGTCAATACTTTGCTTAGCTTCCACTGAGCTTGAGCTTTGTTCGTCGGTGATAAGCTTAAAATTAATAATATTCTTCTTATTCAATTTAGCACTTCTAAACGCTCCAGGCAACAGGTAAAAATACCTAAATTTTCCGCATTTTTTATACCATGCAAGTTTGTGAGGTTTACTCCGATCAAAAAGGCGTTCCTTTATTAAGATATTAGGCAGTTGACTTATAAAAAATTATGTTTGCAAAAAATCTGGCAAAGGCATTCCCATTTCAATGACTGTTTTTATGCCAACTTTACTAAGAAATTTTACGTTATATACCCAGAGTAATGATAAGTTTCACCAAAATGTCTTGCCAAGATATTTTTGCTCTAGGTTCATTGGTCATCCTTAAGCTTTTAACCAGACCGGGAAATTCCAAAGGTTTTGCACGAGGCGTTCTACCACCTATTGGGAGGAAAGGAACTACTTGTTCGTATAATAGATTTTTGGTGTAGTGAAAATGAAGATAGTTTTGAAAGAGGTTTTTCCTTCGGCCGAAGGGTTCGACAAGTTGATGGAAAAGGTGGAGTGGCTCTATGAGGAATCGTTTCCACCGCCAGAACGACATCCGTTTAACAAATTACGCACTTTGCTTGAGAAAGAAGAAGTTCCAAGGCGGACTCGCATGATTGTAGCATTGGACAACGATGAAGTCGTTGGCTTAAGTATTTTTCAGTTTGCGCCAGAGGCTCGACTCGGTTACCTTTGGTATTTGTGTGTTGCACCTTCAGCAAGGAGGTTGGGTTTGGGCTCTCGTCTCTATCAGAGAACTCTGGAACTGCTTGCACAAGATGGTGCCACGAGCATGATTTTCGAGGTTGATCCGATTTCGACGCCGCCACATCCAATATATGGGGACCCAGTTAAACGCCTGCGCTTTTACGAAAGGCTTGGTGCGCGAATAATCATTGGCTATGAGTTCTTTCAAAAGCCGATACCGCCGCATGACGAGGTAAGGCTCGACCTTATGCTCCATATTTTGGATGGAAGCAAGTGTGATGGCCCAAAAGTAGCTCGCATTATTGAGGATTGGCTTTGGTATCTCAAGGGTCGAAAAGAGGAAGTTCCTTTGGATGTACGGTTAGGCTCATTAGAAGAATTACTTTGATTGGAATCTATAGTAAAGTATTGGCAAACGCCCACACTTCTGCCGTGAAGCTGTGGGCGTTTGCATAAGGGATTTACATTGTCAACATTGCAAGCGAGTCGCCTTTAAGTTAATTCAGAAACTTTGCCTAATAGTCTTCGTAAAAATCTTCATCTGCTAAAGCATGGGCTTTTGCAACTAGCCGGGCTTTTTCTTTTGAGCGCTTTTTCTTTCTCATATCGCAGTTCTCTTCCCAGCCACCACATTTGCAGGACTCGCCAGTCATATCACACCATTGGACCTCACCGGCTCTCCACCAGAAATGGCACTCGGACATCAGAACCTCCCTCGATAGATAGTAACGGACACAGCCGTTACTTTGCACTCATTTGGGATTATCGGAAAACCAACTGAGGGTTTGGAGGCGATTAGTACTCGCAAAAATACTGGTTTCTTAAATATATAGGGGTTGCGGAGCGTTCAGCTTGGCCGAACGCTCCTATGGTTGGCACTACTGAAGCGTTACAAGAATTGTACCAAGATCGATTTCGGGTGGTGTGATTGCTTGGCCTGTAATTTCTTTTACAACCGTGCCATTGAAGATGATTTGGAAATCATAGTTTCCTTGCGGAAGGACTGAGATTGTGAATAATCCTATCAGTGGATTGGCGTCCGAGGGTTCAATATCAGCAGTGGAGATTAGGAACTCTGCCTCACCAATATGGCCAGCGGCATAGACATTGATGACGGCGTCGTCAGGTATCGGTTGGGGTGTGCCACTTTGGTCTTTCACCTCAACTTTGCCGAATACTTTGGTTGCAATGTTCAAAGGCGACATTGTTAGCTTGGGTATGAGCATGAAGTTAGAGCTCCCAGGTGGGTTATTTACAAAGGACCTGCCGGCATTGAAGTCGAGGATTATGGCACACAGCTGGCCAGGCTCAACTGTGAACTCGCCAACACACTTAACACCGGTTTGCTCAACATTTCTAAGATTAACATCGTACCTGTCGGCTCCTTTTACTATCTCAGCCGAATCGAGCATAAGACGGATTTGAGTATAATGGCCACTTGAAAGTGGTGCATCGACAAGCAGGAGCGGAGGATTACCAGAAGCATGGTCTAGAAGGTTCACTTTTAGTGGTATGTCGTACGTTTTAACGTTGGTCCAGCTGCCGCCTGCCTTATGTACATCTATGCTCTTTATACTAATGTTGATCTGGTCGGCATCGAATGGGGCATCCGTCAAGGATATTTGAATATGCCCGTTTCTGCTTGATCCACCGCAACCTGTAAGGGCCCATGCACATATTGTCGCTATCCCAAAAATAATGAGAATTCTCACTGTTTTGCGTCCCATAATTAATCCTTCCTTTCTTTTTACAGCATTGCTGTCATTACTTTGTTTATACCGAAGGCAATTGCATCACAATCCTCTGGGCTAAGAAGTGGGCTAACGTTTAAGTGTATTGCCCTGCCAAGATAATCTAGTGTCTGTGGACACATATCTGGTGAATACTCGACATTTCCCTTGTAAAAAGCGCAGGTGAAGGGACATCCTTTTTGCACATCAGGGGTCTTTGATAAAATTTCAACCCAACTAGTGTAAATATGGCGGTCTGGAATACCTTGATTGTAGATTGTCCCGGCGCCAATACCTTCTTTTTGGAGTGCGGCCGCAACTTGTTTTGCTATCTCGGAGTTCGGCATAAACATAACCAAGCTAAGACCTGCCTCACCTTTTTCATCGTAAATCTTGCGAAATTCCAAACCTTTCTTAGGTTCAATTTGGCTCTTAATCCGACGCTTGTTTTCTCGCATCCGTGCAAGTAAATCTTCCAGCTTTGAAAGCTGAACGAGGGCTAGAGCACCAGCAAGCTCGCTCATGCGGAAGTTTACGCCTGGGAAGATGGCCATGCCTGTGTCTTTGCCCCAGAAGCGAACGGCAGCGTCATGATACATGCGTGCTTTGTCGTATATATCCGAATTATCAGTAACAACGACTCCGCCTTCACCCGAGGTAATAACCTTGTACATTTGCAAGCTAAAACAGCCGACATCGCCAAAAGTACCAAGCGGCTTGCCTTTGTAGCTTGCACCACACGATTGGGCTACGTCCTCAATTATTTTTATGCCATGCTTTTTTGCAATGTTTGTTATTCGGTCCATGTCGCAGGGAGTTCCACGCATATGGACTGGCATTACAGCTTTCGTGTATTTTGTAATCTTGCGTTCGAAATCATTCGGGTCGAGCGTAAGTGAACTATCAACTTCAGCGATGACTGGGATAGCTTTCGCTGCAATTACTGCAGCAGGCGACGCAACGAACGTATATGCTGGCACTATAACCTCATCGCCTGGCCCAATTCCCGCTCCCACGAGGCCTGCAATGAGAGAGCTTGTTCCTGAATTAACTGCTAAGGCATGTTTTGCGCCAATATGAGCTGAAAATCTTTCTTCAAACTCTTGCACTCTAGACTTTCGGTTCGGCGACCCGTAGTAGCGGAAGAGAATTTTTTCATCGAGCACCTCTAGAATGGCTTTCTTTTCTGCCTCTCCTATTTCCCATGCGCCTGGAAGCATTGGCGGTTCTGGAGTGGTTTTCGCAGGCGTGCCTCCTTCAATTGCCAGTTTGTTGTGCATTTCTTTTCTCCTTTTGCTCTATGTAATAATCTAGGTATGACTGAACCTTAACCCCTCGCTCATCTGCGGCTTCAAGGAGCGTGCGGATAATGGTCATGTCGGAATCCTTTAGAATGCTGGACCAGTCGTGGGAAGCGTAGCTCCAGATGAGGTTTCTCTGTGCAACGTAATCAAGACACCATAGAAGGTGGTCAGAATAGCCTTTGATGTCGTCCCAGCCGTGCATTCCGCGCCAGTAAACGTCTTGCCAGTCGTGGATTGGGATTTCCAATATATCAGGGAAGCCCTGGGCATCATACCAGAAGGGTTGAATCTCGAAAGCTACTGGTTGAAAATCAAATTGGTCACGGCCATACGTCCGCGTGAAGCGTATTCCGAGCCGATGGAGCACTTCGAGGATATCCGGGCGGTCTGCTAGCCCTCGATAATATCCCCATGGTCCGGTTAAGCCAATACATTCTTTGCCGAACTCTTGTCTTATGAGTTCTGAGGTTTTTGCAACTTCTTCTTCAATCTCCTGAAGTGATACCCCTTTGTGGACTTCGATTGTTCCATTTCTTCTATCGATACAGATGGTTTTCAAAAGCTTGTGTGAATAAGTGTGCTGCTGAAAGTCAAACATCCGATTGTTTGCAACTTTCTTTAAATAGTCAGCATTCTTTTCGATGACCAGGCCGAGTAGGAACAAAGTGCACGGATGCTTAGCGTGGACTTCCGCCACCGTATGCAAGAAATGCCTTGTAATCTCTGGTTTGCTCTCGCACTCAACATCATAACCAATAAGTAATGTTGCCATAGTCACCCGTCCTTTGAATAGAAACGAGCAAAAATGCGGTAATAGATGATTCTATAAAATAAGAAAGTTGTCCTTTTAAAGCTTAAAGCGAAGTTTTTCTAAACATACAATTGATAGCTAACCTTAGCAAAGTAGCTCAGCCCGCGATGTGGATAATTATTTGGGGGTCTCTCTGGGCGATCTAAAGGCCTCTAGAATTTGGCTGTAAAGACTGTAAAGGCCGCGGATAGTGTGAACGCGCTGAAGTCGAACCCAGCAAATTTATTCATGAACTCATATCTGCCCTCTGCGGAAAATCTTTTTCCTAGAAGCAAGCCCAGTGAAACATTTGTGGTTAGCCCAATGCCATCTTTACTCACACCCGCGGTAGGTGCATCCAGATTGCAGAAATACAATCCAGCGTTAGCGGCGGCATAGCCGCGCACATTTTCGGGCGTTCCAAATCCACGAATTAACCCTACGGTTACCGGAATAAGGGTTACGGAATTTTCGGCTGAATTGATGGTGCGCGACATCCTGTAATAACAAATATCAAATGTTGGTCGCCAGATTCTCGGTTCTGCCATAGGGAGGGGCCTTAGACCGTACCTTGTCCATTTGCTGCCGAAAATGTCTCTCACTTTCTTACTGGTTGGGTAATATGCGCCGATTGTAACAGCAAACGGAACGGACCGCCTTCTCACCTTTTCGATTTCGTATTGCGACTCGGCTGGATTGCTGGCGTCTTTTGAATTATTATCGCCAATCATTGTGGGTTTAGATGTGCCGGTGGCTGATGCGTCTGCGGGGTTTGCCGCATCTTGGGCCCGCGTTGCGTTTATAGTTGCCAGTAATATAAAAGTTAGGAGAGGAATCAGTTGTTTCATACTTCTACCTCCTGGAATGCTTTTTAGGCAAGTTTAACCAAAATGCTTTAAAATATCAAGCGAAGGTCTAATATGGGGTATTTCCTTCTAGTTTTAAGCTGGTAACCTCTTGCTGGTTTGATATTAGCAAGGTTATTACTATTTCCAACATGTCCCCAATTGGCAGTACTAGCTCTATGTGCTTGTCGGTTGCTGTTGTCCGTGTATTCCATTCACCTTCCTGTAATGCCGTTCCGTTAACTGTAACGAGTTTGACGTTGGCATCTTTTTGAATTGCTGGGTTAAAGTGAAGGCTCAAATGTCTGAAACCGGAGGTGCGGCGGATAACAGTGGAGATTAAATTCTCAGTTTTTTCAAAGCTGATATCAAAAGTATTATTCCCCGCGCGGAAGTTGCGGACTCGAACTTTATCCCATTCCTGAGGCAAGTGTGGGCCCAAGTGAATTGTTCCTTCGAGGATATTTGCATCGAGTCCTAGCATTCCTTTGGCGAGTGGCATTATTATCATTGCTTCCGACCAGCCTTGGTGTGGGCATCCACCTGCAATTCGTTCGTCGCCACAGAGTATCTCTGGGATATAACCCAAGGAGAAGTCCTTTGTAAGGTCTGCGTTTGCCTTTAGTGCACGGAGACCTTCTTCAGGCCGATGATTCTTGTAAGCCGCTAGGGACGCCCAGCCGGTTACCAACGGCCATACGGTTCCCTCGTGATATCCCCACGGATTGTAGATGTCGTCCTGGTTTGAGTTTGTTCTTGTCCCCCAAGGAGTATACATGGCAGGGCCGAAAAGCACATTGATTGCCCGTTGTGCTTTCTCGGGTTGAACAAGCCCCCAAAGGAGTGGGACTGCTGGGTTGGCGGTGGTAAGGTGGCAGAAGGTCTCGTCTGGAAGCTTGCGATCATAGATATATCCCCTTTTAGTGTTCCAGAAATCTGAGTTAAGTATTAATCGCACTTTTGAGGCGTCTGCAGCCCACCGTTCGGCATCGGAATCATTCAACATTCGGCCCATCCAGGCGGCTTGGTCAAGAGCATGTGCCCAAATTGCGACAAGATCTACCATGTTTTTCTCGCCGTAGTCGTACCATTGATGGCCTGCGGGTGGGTTGTCTATAAGTAGGTCACGGTCTATGTCCATACGGTAGCACCAATCCATGGCATATCGGATTCGGCCCCAGTTCATCTTAATGTAGTCGAGGTCGCCGGTCCAGCGGAGATAAGCAGCCATACATATGACGAAAAGTGGGGTTGAGTCGCCGGCAACGTAAGCATAGTTCTTGTCGAAGCAGAAGTCATGGGCGGCACTTAGCTCGTGGTACACCTTGCCTCGGTTTTCGCCAAAGAGAATTTGATGCTTTGCTAGGAGGTCAAGGTTGCGTCTAACTTTCTCATACTGGCCGTAAAGGCATGCGGCAAGCGATTCCCATGCTGAGTCGCGGCCGAAGTACCATCCAAAGCCTGGTCTACCGCTGTCATTTGATGTATTCCATCCTGCGACATAACCTGCACCGATTGAGGGTGTTTCCATGAAACATTTGTCGAGGCCAACCTTTGCCCACGTAAATGCTTCATTAATTTCGGCATCTGGCGTCTCAATGGTCAAGGTGGTCTCGATGAGATTGCGGTAGTATGCAGCGTTTTCAGCGGCGATTTTTGGTATGTTTTGTCCAATTCCGATGAAGGTTTCTCTAGCTTGATTGACTCCGCCTACGTCGCCTGATATGACGAGTGGCACAAACGAAGTAGGTGCTTCTTCTGCAGAAACATCGATTGCAACATAGCGGTTTTCGTCATGAATGCCAAGGCTGCATGCTTTTGCTCCTGGTGCGCCAATTAAGACGGTGTGTTCTTCTGCGCCGGAGATTATTACCCACGCCCCCGTTGCTTCATCAAGCGCGTAATCGGGCTGGCGCGCCTGCCAATCCGCTGGCCACATAAGCTTAAGGTCCGACTGGAATGAGAATATTATCTTAAGCGGCGCACCTTCCTGAATATCTAATAGA
Encoded proteins:
- a CDS encoding sodium-dependent transporter; this encodes MNQREHWASRIGLVLAMAGSAVGLGNFLRFPVQAAGNGGGAFMIPYFAALILLAVPLMWAEWAMGRFGGVRGHGTTPGIFKLLWPGRISKYLGVLGIAFPLTVLIWYTYVESWTLAYSYFSLTGAYAGIETRERMAQFLSNFLGGGGYATAYIFFIITILLNFVVIYRGITRGIEALAKIAMPILFLFAVILVIRVFTLRGVTPEHPDWNVVNGLAFLWNPRFEKLGDLRIWLAAAGQVFFTLSLGYGVIQTYASYVRKNDDIALSGLATTATNEFAEVVLGGSLAIPLAFAFFGPVAMSEIAKAGAFDLGFMSMPIVFGHLPLGWLLGALWFGLLFFAGITSSVSLAQPAVAFLEDELGWSRKRSSISLFVLVFIACQCVIFGKGFLDELDFLSGTAGIVLFAAIEVIIFAWIFGMERGWEEITSGADIRVPRIFYYVLKYVTPLYLIGVLAGFIIQQGFDVITLSGTPPEQIPWKWGARALVFGLIIAMIILVRFSKRLRGEVENGESGNG
- a CDS encoding DUF4382 domain-containing protein produces the protein MGRKTVRILIIFGIATICAWALTGCGGSSRNGHIQISLTDAPFDADQINISIKSIDVHKAGGSWTNVKTYDIPLKVNLLDHASGNPPLLLVDAPLSSGHYTQIRLMLDSAEIVKGADRYDVNLRNVEQTGVKCVGEFTVEPGQLCAIILDFNAGRSFVNNPPGSSNFMLIPKLTMSPLNIATKVFGKVEVKDQSGTPQPIPDDAVINVYAAGHIGEAEFLISTADIEPSDANPLIGLFTISVLPQGNYDFQIIFNGTVVKEITGQAITPPEIDLGTILVTLQ
- a CDS encoding GNAT family N-acetyltransferase, with translation MKIVLKEVFPSAEGFDKLMEKVEWLYEESFPPPERHPFNKLRTLLEKEEVPRRTRMIVALDNDEVVGLSIFQFAPEARLGYLWYLCVAPSARRLGLGSRLYQRTLELLAQDGATSMIFEVDPISTPPHPIYGDPVKRLRFYERLGARIIIGYEFFQKPIPPHDEVRLDLMLHILDGSKCDGPKVARIIEDWLWYLKGRKEEVPLDVRLGSLEELL
- a CDS encoding DegT/DnrJ/EryC1/StrS family aminotransferase, producing the protein MHNKLAIEGGTPAKTTPEPPMLPGAWEIGEAEKKAILEVLDEKILFRYYGSPNRKSRVQEFEERFSAHIGAKHALAVNSGTSSLIAGLVGAGIGPGDEVIVPAYTFVASPAAVIAAKAIPVIAEVDSSLTLDPNDFERKITKYTKAVMPVHMRGTPCDMDRITNIAKKHGIKIIEDVAQSCGASYKGKPLGTFGDVGCFSLQMYKVITSGEGGVVVTDNSDIYDKARMYHDAAVRFWGKDTGMAIFPGVNFRMSELAGALALVQLSKLEDLLARMRENKRRIKSQIEPKKGLEFRKIYDEKGEAGLSLVMFMPNSEIAKQVAAALQKEGIGAGTIYNQGIPDRHIYTSWVEILSKTPDVQKGCPFTCAFYKGNVEYSPDMCPQTLDYLGRAIHLNVSPLLSPEDCDAIAFGINKVMTAML
- a CDS encoding polysaccharide deacetylase family protein, translating into MATLLIGYDVECESKPEITRHFLHTVAEVHAKHPCTLFLLGLVIEKNADYLKKVANNRMFDFQQHTYSHKLLKTICIDRRNGTIEVHKGVSLQEIEEEVAKTSELIRQEFGKECIGLTGPWGYYRGLADRPDILEVLHRLGIRFTRTYGRDQFDFQPVAFEIQPFWYDAQGFPDILEIPIHDWQDVYWRGMHGWDDIKGYSDHLLWCLDYVAQRNLIWSYASHDWSSILKDSDMTIIRTLLEAADERGVKVQSYLDYYIEQKEKRNAQQTGN